The Equus caballus isolate H_3958 breed thoroughbred chromosome 12, TB-T2T, whole genome shotgun sequence genome contains a region encoding:
- the SNX32 gene encoding sorting nexin-32 isoform X2, with translation MEEHQEAGKEGKPSSTAVDLHGDSSLQVEISDAVSERDKVKFTVQTKSCLPHFAQTEFSVVRQHEEFIWLHDAYVENEEYAGLIIPPAPPRPDFEASREKLQKLGEGDSSITREEFAKMKQELEAEYLAIFKKTVAMHEVFLQRLAAHPTLRRDHNFFVFLEYGQDLSVRGKNRKELLGGFLRNIVKSADEALITGMSGLKEVDDFFEHERTFLLEYHTRIRDACLRADRVMHSHKCLADDYIPISAALSSLGTQEVNQLKTSFLKLAELFERLRKLEGRMASDEDLKLSDMLRYYMRDSQAAKDLLYRRLRALADYENANKALDKARTRNREVRTAESHQQLCCQRFERLSDSAKQELMDFKSRRVSSFRKNLIELAELELKHAKLQGPPGTPCQGAIETRSWGNKGGTLAASLAIFQCQQALHGKVQDPELGTQEQSSRRATTPINPGTDPTQG, from the exons ATGGAGGAGCATCaagaggctgggaaggaggggaag ccctcCTCCACAGCAGTGGACCTGCACGGGGACAGCTCCTTACAGGTGGAGATCTCTGACGCCGTGAGCGAGCGTGACAAGGTGAAATTCACCGTTCAAACCAAG AGCTGCCTCCCTCACTTCGCCCAGACGGAGTTCTCAGTCGTGCGGCAGCACGAGGAGTTCATTTGGCTACATGATGCCTACGTGGAAAATGAGGAGTACGCCGGCCTCATC ATCCCCCCAGCCCCTCCAAGGCCAGACTTTGAAGCTTCGAGAGAAAAGCTGCAGAAGCTGGGTGAGGGGGACAGCTCCATCACGCGGGAAGAGTTTGCCAAAATGAAGCAGGAGCTAGAAGC GGAGTACCTGGCTATCTTTAAGAAGACAGTTGCGATGCACGAAGTCTTTCTGCAGCGCCTGgcagcccaccccaccctgcGTCGAGACCacaatttctttgtctttttggaATATGGCCAGGAT CTGAGTGTCCGAGGAAAGAACCGGAAGGAGCTCCTTGGGGGCTTTCTGAGGAATATCGTGAAGTCTGCAGATGAAGCCCTCATCACTGGCATGTCAGGGCTCAAG GAGGTGGATGACTTCTTTGAGCACGAGAGGACCTTCCTGCTGGAGTACCACACCCGCATCAGGGATGCCTGCCTGCGGGCAGACCGAGTCATGCACTCCCACAAGT GCCTGGCAGATGACTATATCCCGATCTCGGCTGCACTGAGCAGTCTGGGAACACAGGAAGTCAACCAGCTAAAGAC GAGCTTCCTCAAATTGGCAGAGCTCTTTGAACGACTAAGG AAGCTGGAAGGCCGCATGGCCTCTGACGAGGACCTGAAGCTGTCGGACATGCTGAGGTACTACATGCGAGACTCGCAGGCAGCCAAG GACCTGCTGTACCGGCGGCTGCGGGCACTGGCTGACTATGAGAATGCCAACAAGGCGCTGGACAAGGCGCGCACCAGGAACCGGGAGGTGCGGACCGCCGAGAGCCACCAGCAACTGTGCTGCCAGCGCTTTGAACGCCTCTCCGATTCAGCCAAGCAGG agCTCATGGACTTCAAGTCCCGCCGTGTCTCCTCTTTCCGCAAGAACCTCATCGAGTTGGCGGAGCTGGAGCTCAAACATGCCAAG CTCCAAGGTCCACCAGGCACACCCTGTCAGGGTGCTATCGAGACCAGATCCTGGGGCAACAAAGGAGGCACCCTTGCAGCATCCTTGGCCATTTTCCAGTGCCAGCAGGCTCTCCATGGGAAGGTGCAAGACCCAGAACTTGGAACCCAGGAGCAGTCTTCAAGGCGTGCCACAACCCCCATAAACCCTGGTACAGACCCCACACAAGGCTGA
- the SNX32 gene encoding sorting nexin-32 isoform X1: MEEHQEAGKEGKPSSTAVDLHGDSSLQVEISDAVSERDKVKFTVQTKSCLPHFAQTEFSVVRQHEEFIWLHDAYVENEEYAGLIIPPAPPRPDFEASREKLQKLGEGDSSITREEFAKMKQELEAEYLAIFKKTVAMHEVFLQRLAAHPTLRRDHNFFVFLEYGQDLSVRGKNRKELLGGFLRNIVKSADEALITGMSGLKEVDDFFEHERTFLLEYHTRIRDACLRADRVMHSHKCLADDYIPISAALSSLGTQEVNQLKTSFLKLAELFERLRKLEGRMASDEDLKLSDMLRYYMRDSQAAKDLLYRRLRALADYENANKALDKARTRNREVRTAESHQQLCCQRFERLSDSAKQELMDFKSRRVSSFRKNLIELAELELKHAKLQGPPGTPCQGAIETRSWGNKGGTLAASLAIFQCQQALHGKVQDPELGTQEQSSRRATTPINPGRWRPRHLGLKSWAPPGWPHPGLQPHVQKAKGST; this comes from the exons ATGGAGGAGCATCaagaggctgggaaggaggggaag ccctcCTCCACAGCAGTGGACCTGCACGGGGACAGCTCCTTACAGGTGGAGATCTCTGACGCCGTGAGCGAGCGTGACAAGGTGAAATTCACCGTTCAAACCAAG AGCTGCCTCCCTCACTTCGCCCAGACGGAGTTCTCAGTCGTGCGGCAGCACGAGGAGTTCATTTGGCTACATGATGCCTACGTGGAAAATGAGGAGTACGCCGGCCTCATC ATCCCCCCAGCCCCTCCAAGGCCAGACTTTGAAGCTTCGAGAGAAAAGCTGCAGAAGCTGGGTGAGGGGGACAGCTCCATCACGCGGGAAGAGTTTGCCAAAATGAAGCAGGAGCTAGAAGC GGAGTACCTGGCTATCTTTAAGAAGACAGTTGCGATGCACGAAGTCTTTCTGCAGCGCCTGgcagcccaccccaccctgcGTCGAGACCacaatttctttgtctttttggaATATGGCCAGGAT CTGAGTGTCCGAGGAAAGAACCGGAAGGAGCTCCTTGGGGGCTTTCTGAGGAATATCGTGAAGTCTGCAGATGAAGCCCTCATCACTGGCATGTCAGGGCTCAAG GAGGTGGATGACTTCTTTGAGCACGAGAGGACCTTCCTGCTGGAGTACCACACCCGCATCAGGGATGCCTGCCTGCGGGCAGACCGAGTCATGCACTCCCACAAGT GCCTGGCAGATGACTATATCCCGATCTCGGCTGCACTGAGCAGTCTGGGAACACAGGAAGTCAACCAGCTAAAGAC GAGCTTCCTCAAATTGGCAGAGCTCTTTGAACGACTAAGG AAGCTGGAAGGCCGCATGGCCTCTGACGAGGACCTGAAGCTGTCGGACATGCTGAGGTACTACATGCGAGACTCGCAGGCAGCCAAG GACCTGCTGTACCGGCGGCTGCGGGCACTGGCTGACTATGAGAATGCCAACAAGGCGCTGGACAAGGCGCGCACCAGGAACCGGGAGGTGCGGACCGCCGAGAGCCACCAGCAACTGTGCTGCCAGCGCTTTGAACGCCTCTCCGATTCAGCCAAGCAGG agCTCATGGACTTCAAGTCCCGCCGTGTCTCCTCTTTCCGCAAGAACCTCATCGAGTTGGCGGAGCTGGAGCTCAAACATGCCAAG CTCCAAGGTCCACCAGGCACACCCTGTCAGGGTGCTATCGAGACCAGATCCTGGGGCAACAAAGGAGGCACCCTTGCAGCATCCTTGGCCATTTTCCAGTGCCAGCAGGCTCTCCATGGGAAGGTGCAAGACCCAGAACTTGGAACCCAGGAGCAGTCTTCAAGGCGTGCCACAACCCCCATAAACCCTG GGAGGTGGAGGCCAAGACACCTGGGTCTGAAGTCCTGGGCTCCACCTGGTTGGCCCCACCCTGGACTCCAGCCACATGTGCAGAAGGCCAAAGGCTCAACTTAG
- the LOC102148581 gene encoding golgin subfamily A member 6-like protein 22: protein MRERRGHRRRGARGRHKARGQGAQGQAGVRGWPQLEPASRGTQLLREKLWVPWNGLIVIGKKMELLGRNTQKPRMWDQKLESESWRLEDVEKTVLKGKSGRSRERMDVKLLHSVANALQASEGLGKDSPKEVWGKQQVRRQIGAESERAETTAEAGRGSGLKESLKFTGVGTSGEDLRARGYKPGQNEEERRSSGEKLRSSAEKLSGEKLRSSGQKLRASGEKLRSSAEKLSSSAEKLSEEKLRLSAEKLRSSKEKLRSSREKLGSSREKLGTSGEDLRSTGDKLQSSAEKVGSSGEKLGTSGEELETSGEKLEGSRMESINEENVERMVEVTGGERLLEVTDAEMEIPFERVEGSDEELEGTEKGVAGEEDVLSGANAITDESVSMEEKEVIDEEPSDGGR from the coding sequence ATGAGGGAGCGGCGGGGTCACCGGCGCAGGGGGGCAAGGGGGCGCCACAAAGCCCGCGGCCAGGGCGCCCAAGGCCAGGCCGGGGTCCGCGGGTGGCCGCAACTGGAGCCGGCAAGCAGAGGGACACAGCTGCTGCGAGAAAAACTATGGGTGCCCTGGAACGGGCTCATTGTGATCGGGAAGAAAATGGAGCTCCTGGGTAGAAACACGCAAAAGCCTAGGATGTGGGACCAGAAGCTTGAGTCTGAGTCCTGGAGACTGGAAGATGTGGAAAAGACGGTGTTGAAAGGGAAGTCAGGCCGGAGTCGGGAAAGGATGGATGTGAAGCTGCTGCACAGTGTAGCAAATGCATTACAGGCTTCAGAAGGTTTGGGGAAAGACAGCCCAAAGGAGGTGTGGGGAAAGCAGCAAGTCAGACGCCAAATAGGGGCTGAATCAGAGAGGGCAGAGACTAcagcagaggctgggagggggtCTGGGTTGAAAGAGAGTTTGAAGTTTACTGGGGTAGGGACCAGTGGAGAGGACTTGAGAGCCAGAGGATATAAACCAGGGCAGAATGAGGAGGAGCGGAGGTCGAGTGGAGAGAAACTGAGGTCGAGTGCAGAGAAGCTGAGTGGAGAGAAACTGAGGTCAAGTGGACAAAAGCTGAGGGCAAGTGGAGAGAAGCTGAGGTCCAGTGCAGAGAAGCTGAGTTCCAGTGCAGAGAAGCTGAGTGAAGAGAAACTGAGGTTGAGTGCAGAGAAGCTGAGGTCGAGTAAAGAGAAGCTGAGGTCAAGTAGAGAGAAGCTGGGGTCAAGTAGAGAGAAGCTGGGGACCAGTGGAGAGGATTTGAGATCCACTGGAGATAAACTGCAGTCAAGTGCAGAGAAAGTGGGATCCAGTGGGGAGAAGCTGGGCACCAGTGGAGAGGAGCTGGAGACTAGTGGAGAGAAGTTGGAGGGTTCAAGAATGGAGAGCATAAATGAAGAGAATGTTGAAAGAATGGTAGAAGTTACTGGTGGTGAAAGATTGTTAGAAGTTACTGATGCTGAGATGGAAATTCCTTTTGAAAGAGTGGAAGGGAGTGATGAAGAGCTGGAAGGGACTGAGAAAGGGGTAGCAGGTGAGGAAGATGTCTTGAGTGGGGCGAATGCCATTACTGATGAATCTGTTTCTATGGAGGAGAAAGAGGTTATAGATGAAGAACCCAGTGATGGAGGCAGATGA
- the SNX32 gene encoding sorting nexin-32 isoform X3: MEEHQEAGKEGKPSSTAVDLHGDSSLQVEISDAVSERDKVKFTVQTKSCLPHFAQTEFSVVRQHEEFIWLHDAYVENEEYAGLIIPPAPPRPDFEASREKLQKLGEGDSSITREEFAKMKQELEAEYLAIFKKTVAMHEVFLQRLAAHPTLRRDHNFFVFLEYGQDLSVRGKNRKELLGGFLRNIVKSADEALITGMSGLKEVDDFFEHERTFLLEYHTRIRDACLRADRVMHSHKCLADDYIPISAALSSLGTQEVNQLKTSFLKLAELFERLRKLEGRMASDEDLKLSDMLRYYMRDSQAAKDLLYRRLRALADYENANKALDKARTRNREVRTAESHQQLCCQRFERLSDSAKQELMDFKSRRVSSFRKNLIELAELELKHAKASTLLLRNTLVALKGEP, from the exons ATGGAGGAGCATCaagaggctgggaaggaggggaag ccctcCTCCACAGCAGTGGACCTGCACGGGGACAGCTCCTTACAGGTGGAGATCTCTGACGCCGTGAGCGAGCGTGACAAGGTGAAATTCACCGTTCAAACCAAG AGCTGCCTCCCTCACTTCGCCCAGACGGAGTTCTCAGTCGTGCGGCAGCACGAGGAGTTCATTTGGCTACATGATGCCTACGTGGAAAATGAGGAGTACGCCGGCCTCATC ATCCCCCCAGCCCCTCCAAGGCCAGACTTTGAAGCTTCGAGAGAAAAGCTGCAGAAGCTGGGTGAGGGGGACAGCTCCATCACGCGGGAAGAGTTTGCCAAAATGAAGCAGGAGCTAGAAGC GGAGTACCTGGCTATCTTTAAGAAGACAGTTGCGATGCACGAAGTCTTTCTGCAGCGCCTGgcagcccaccccaccctgcGTCGAGACCacaatttctttgtctttttggaATATGGCCAGGAT CTGAGTGTCCGAGGAAAGAACCGGAAGGAGCTCCTTGGGGGCTTTCTGAGGAATATCGTGAAGTCTGCAGATGAAGCCCTCATCACTGGCATGTCAGGGCTCAAG GAGGTGGATGACTTCTTTGAGCACGAGAGGACCTTCCTGCTGGAGTACCACACCCGCATCAGGGATGCCTGCCTGCGGGCAGACCGAGTCATGCACTCCCACAAGT GCCTGGCAGATGACTATATCCCGATCTCGGCTGCACTGAGCAGTCTGGGAACACAGGAAGTCAACCAGCTAAAGAC GAGCTTCCTCAAATTGGCAGAGCTCTTTGAACGACTAAGG AAGCTGGAAGGCCGCATGGCCTCTGACGAGGACCTGAAGCTGTCGGACATGCTGAGGTACTACATGCGAGACTCGCAGGCAGCCAAG GACCTGCTGTACCGGCGGCTGCGGGCACTGGCTGACTATGAGAATGCCAACAAGGCGCTGGACAAGGCGCGCACCAGGAACCGGGAGGTGCGGACCGCCGAGAGCCACCAGCAACTGTGCTGCCAGCGCTTTGAACGCCTCTCCGATTCAGCCAAGCAGG agCTCATGGACTTCAAGTCCCGCCGTGTCTCCTCTTTCCGCAAGAACCTCATCGAGTTGGCGGAGCTGGAGCTCAAACATGCCAAG GCCAGCACACTGCTTCTACGGAACACCCTTGTTGCCCTCAAGGGGGAGCCTTAG